The genomic window CAGCTGGGTCAGTGCGTCGGCCAGTGCATCGCCCGCCGTGCCCGAGCCGAGAATGGCAATGTTGTCGAGCGCCAGGGCCTGCTGGTTGTTGCCGGCATTCGCCACGGTGAACCGGAAAACGGCGCGCTGGCCTTTGGCCAGGGTTTGATCGGCCAGTGCGGAGAGCGACCAGTCGAAATCCTCGTAGTCGTCCACGCTGGCCAAGCCGTTCCCGTTGACCCCGGTCGCCGAATTGATCAGGAAGCCGTCGGCCACCGCCAGGTCGCCGCTGTCGTAGTAGAGCGCGATATCCTGGGGCGAAGAGGTCGCAACGCTGGCGAGGTCGAACACAATACTGTCGAGCGTCACATCGGACGCCGTGTTGTTGATGATGGTGAGAAACATGTTCGGTTTGTCGGTGCGGTGCGAGATGGCCCCATCGGTCGCACTCGTCTCAACCGCAGTCGAACTTCCAAACGTTCCGTCGGTCGAACCCCATGTGCTGCGGGAGCCGTCGCCGCCATGCAGCATGCCCGACACACCGCTCATATATTCGTCCGGCGCCTTGGTGGATGTTTCATATTTATACAAGCCATCGGACGCGCCGAACTCGTGCCAGCCCGCCAGAACCGCGGCCTCAGCCGACGCCCCGCCCATCGCAACAATAAAAACAGCCACGACCACTTGAATCGATGCCTTGGTTTTCGAATTCATCAAACTCATCTGTTTCCTCTTAGATTGGTGCCATAAAACCCCTCTAACGCCGCAAGGGGATTCCGGATGACACCTCATAGACATAAAAATCCGGGGGAATGGAGATAAACGGCGCGATTACTGAAACCATAGACCGCAACGTATGCAGTCCGTTCAATAAAGAAGCCAACCCACCATCGAAAAGAAAGTTGCCAGATCGCGGACATCCCGAGCAAAACGATCGGGGGTTACCATGGTAAACCGCACAGGCGACGCGTCCAGCGGGCGGCCCGCCCTTGTTAGTCGAGTTCCAAAACAATCACCGAGGCGATCGGGTCGGGGGCTTCATCGGGCAGGCTGATCGCCAGGCCCTCCACCGTCTTTTCAATCGGCAGGCTGGCTTTTTTTTCATCCGCGAGCAAATAGGCCCTTGCAACCTTGCGGTCCCCGGCCGGAACCATGAGCCGGGCGTCTTCGGGCCACTGGAAAACATGTGCATAGAGCCGATCCGGCTTGGCGGTATAGCGCCCCCAGGCAGGCATCTCGAAGGGGCTGGCGGTGGTCGCGTAGATCGCCTCGCCGTTGATGTCCATCCAGCGGCCGATTTCCTTCATGCGCGCGATGCTTTGCGGCGGAATCGTTCCATCCGCCTTCGGGCCAACGTTCAACAGATAGTTGCCGCCCTTGGACACAATATCGATGAGGTTTCGAATTAACACCTGGGTGGGTTTCCAGTTGTTATCGTGTTTGTTGAAACCCCAGCCGGTATTCATCGTCATGCAGGTTTCCCAATCGACGCCGTCCACGCCCGTATCGGGAATGTGCTGCTCAGGCGTGGTAAAATCGCCGCGCTCCGGCTTCCACTCCTTCAGGAGGCTGGAATTCCCCCCGACAAAAGCAGCCTTCGCGCTGTAAAGGCGGTCGTTCATGAGTATGTGCGGCTGATGCTTTCGAACCATCGCCATCAGTTCCTTCGCCCGCCAGCTTTCCCCTTGGCAGTCCGGCTTGCTGAAGTCCCACCAGATGACGTCGATGGGGCCGTATCCGGTCACGATCTCCTCCACCTGCCGGTGGAGGTAATCCACATAAACGGAATTATCGCGCCCCTCGTTCGTCACCCCTTTGATGGTCGGCAATCCAAAGCCCGCATAGGACTGCGGGTGGTGCCAGTCGATGATCGAATGGTAGGCGCCGACCTTAAGGCCCTCCGCGCGGGTTGCATCGGCAATCTCCTTGAACAGGTCGCGGCCGCAGGCGTCCTTGGCATCAAAGGTGGTTTCCGCACTGTCGTGAAGCGCGAACCCTTCATGGTGCTTGCTGGTAAACACCAGATACTTGCACCCCGCCATGAGGGCGGTTTGCGCCCATTCCTCGGCAAAACCTTCCTTGGGCCGGAATTGCGGAACCAGCTTCCGCTCGTAGACATCCGCCGGAATGGCGGCCCGCTTCTGAATCCATTCGAGGCCGCCTTTTTTCCAAACCTTCCCGTTCCATTCGCCGGCCGGAATGCTGTACAGCCCCCAGTGGACAAACATTCCGAAACGTGCCTCGCGCCACCACGCCATGCGCGCATCGCGCTCCGCCATGGTCTCAACTCCTGCCGGTGGTTCTTCCGCCAAAACCAGACCGCTCGCCGAACCGAGCAGCACTGCCGCAATCAATAGGTGCATTTTCATCGGGCCATCTCCATTAAGATCATACCCATAACGCCAAAGCAAAACGGAAAAGGACGTCTACCGAACGGAAACCTTCAGCGATTTGGGGAGCTGTGCAAGATCCTCAGCCGGGAATTGGCCCCGGCCGACAATCAGCGTCCGGAGCGAGGGAAACTCGAGGATGGGTTTCAGGTCGGCAACCATGGTTCCCCGGATATCCAGCGTTTGGATCGGCAGTGTCTTGATGTGGTTGAGATCGTGCAACCCGGTGCCTTGCGCATCCAGCGTCTCGATCTCCAGGAAACGCAGCGGGCTTTCCCCGGATGTATCTTCGGAAATGATCGCAAAACTCTTCAGCTGGTTTCCACGGAGCTGCAGCGTTCCCTTGCGCGGATCATATTCGAACCGCCCGTGCGTCCAGCGCAGGTTCCATCGCGCCAACACGGCCTGGACGAGCCTTTCATAGCCGGTCTTGTCCTCGCGGACCGCATGGTCGTAAACCAGCATTTTTTCCATCAGCGGTTTGCGGTTGATTTTATTCACATCCAGCTCACCCATCAATATTGCCAGCTGGTCGATGGATAGCATATCACCCGTCTTAAGCGCTCCGAATTTACGGCTGATCGGGTGCAAATCGACAAATGCCTTGCTACCGGAATCAAAGAATTCGTTGGCCCCGGCAAAGTCCTGCATAATGAAATGCGCATAACCGATTTGGGAAGAAACATTGACATGCGGCTCCCTCTCGGCCAACAGCTCCAGCCGCTGGATGGAAAGCTCGACCGCCTTGACCGGATCGGAATAGATGAAGGTTCGCGAGAGCTCATAGGACTCCGCTTTCAGATTGCCCGAAAAACTGCCCATCAGGCGCATGTTGCGCGTCAGTTCGTCGCGGTAGCGACCGGAGGCGGCCTCGGCCTCCTGCCGGCGGGTTTCGGCCAGATCGTGCGAGCGGCGGATTTCAACGATGCTGCCCTGGAGCTGGTTGATAAACAGCGCGGTCGTGACAACGACCACCATAACCGCCGCCAGCCCGACCAGGCAGGCCGCCCGGTTCCGCTTGTAGAACAGCGCCACCTCCTTGATCAACCCGGCATTCTCGGCCGAGGTGGAATAGCCCGAGAGATAGTTTTTCACATCGTCGCGCAGTGCCACCACCGACGCGTAGCGGTTGGTCGGCTTCAAGGAAAGGGCTTTCATGACCACCGCATCCAGGCCCTTCGGAATATTCTTTTTCGGGAAAGCCATTGCCGGACTCACGATCTTTCCGGCCAGGGTCAGTTCGCGGATCTCCTCGGAACTCCCCTTGAACGGCGGTTGCTGGGAGAGGATGGCGTAGAGGAGGCAACCCAGGGCATAGACATCGGTTTGATAGGTCTTGACCCCGTCCTTCTCGAACTGCTCCGGGGCCATGTAGCCCGGCGTACCCTTCAGCTCCCCGGAGAGGGTCATGTTGTTCAGCAGGTCCGGATTGAAAAGGATTTCATCGAAATCCTTTCCTTCGCTCTCGTCGGAACCGGCGATTTTCCCCAGGCCCCAGTCGCAAATGAACACTTCGCCAAACCGCCCGATCTGTATGTTTTCCGGCTTCAGGTCCAGATGCAGCACCTTTTGCGAGTGGGCATAGGAGATGGCATCGCACAACTTGATGAAACTCTCGAGCAGTTGTTCGCGCGGCATCCTGTTTTTCTTGAGCACATCCCCCAGCGAATCGCCCCGCTTCAGATCCATGGTAAAGAACGGCAGGCCATCCGGGGAAAGTCCAATGTCGTGCACGGAAATGATATTCGGGTGCTCCAGCAACGCCGTGAGCCGCGCCTCGCGCAGAAACGGTTCGTAGAGCTCGGATGGCGCGTTGGCACGCAGCTCGGCCATGGCCACCTGCCGCCCGGTCTTGGTATCGAACACGCGGCTGATCTTCTTCATCCCGCCGCGCGCCAAGACCTCCGCATCGGTATAGCGGTCGCCCGACTGGCGCAGATCCGCGTAGATGGCGCCCTGGACTTCCTCAGAGGCAACTTCCTCCTTGTAGAGCGAGGTGAGCCGGCGCGCCATGTCTCCAAACCGATTATCGTTCACACCGACTCCAATTCGTCGCGCAGATGCTGGATTTCCTTAACGAGGCGCTCCTTCACCCGGTTCTTCAGCTTTACGACCGAGTTGGGTTTCACGCCGAGGTGCTCGGCGATTTGCGCCATGCCCTGGCCATCGATGCTCATCGAAAACGCCTCGATGGCGCGGTCGGAAAACAGGGAGGAAATGTTCTTGAGGGCGAGCTGGACAATATAGACCTCCCACTCCTGCTGGATGATCTTTTCCACATCCGGTTCGGTGATCACCGGGAGGTTCTCGACGGTTTCGTCCTCCGCGGCGGCGGCATGCTTGCGCGTCCGCCGTTGCGAAGCACGGATATGGTCGAGCACCTGGTTGCGGATCAAACGGCTCAACCACGTGCGGAAGCGGGCGCGGTCCTGATCGTAGATATGGTTCGGCAGGCTCTTCCAGATCTTGATCAGGATCTCCTGCGTCAGGTCATCGACGTCGACCGAATAGAGATTCATCTGGTGCAGCACCATGGCGATGAAATCGCGGTAGTATGCCACGAACTCTTCCCAGGCCACATGGTCGTCCTGGTTCTTGGCGCGCATCAAAAGCGTCTGTCTGGTTTGCCACTCTTCACTCATAACGAAGCCAAGCTATCAAACCTTCCGCTTCGTGTCGCGGCAATTCCCCCCGCCTACCCGAACGGGTGGCTACGGCAGGGCCCCTATTTTTTCTTCTGGGGCGGCACCCGGCCATAGGCGGGATCGTAGACCGGCATGCCCATGCCTTCCGGCGTCTGCCAGCCCGGCCTGGGCCGGTGCGTGATGTAGGCATAGTAGGGCGTGGCCTCGACACCGCCGCCCATGAACAGCGGCGCGAGGGAGGTCACGCCCTTCTCCAGTTGAACCTTGAAGGTGACCTCCTTCGCGCCCTCGGGAATCTCGATCGTTTGGTCGGCATCCCCAATGCGCAGGCGCGCCTGCGTGTAGCCGAAGGCCTTGCCATAGTCGCCGGAGTTGATGGGCTGGTCGGCTTCGGCCGGCCAGCGGCGCAGGGAGATTTCGTAGTTGCCGGCACGGACGACCTTGATGGCCCAATGGCCGGGCTTGGCGGATTTTCCGCCCGCGATTTGCCCCTGGTTCCACGCCACGCCCTCAACCAGCCAGTCGTGCGAAGTGAGGTTCACGATTTCCGCCTTGTCGTGGCCCACCACGATATGGCTGGTCAGGTCGTGCTCCGACGAAACATCCTCCCAGAACTGGTCGTAGCGGCCCTTCAGGCGCTCGAACACTTCGGGGTGCTGGCCCGCCACGTCGGTCGCCTGCCGGGGATCGGCCGGGAGATCGTAGAGTTCCGTACCGTTCACCAGGCGCCAGCGGTCGGTCATGACCGCGCACTTGCGCCACTTGACCGGATCAACCACGCGTTGCGATTCAACAACGAGGTCGCGATCCGGCCAGAGCACCCCATTGCCGTAGAGCAGGTCGCGGATGCTGGTGCCATCGAAGTCGACCGCCGGCGCGGCCAGTTCGCACAGATCGATCAGGGTCGGGAGGATATCCACATGGGCGGTCAGCTGGCCAACCTCCTTGCCGGCGTCGATCTTTCCATTTGGCCAGCGAATCATGAACGGCACCCGGTGGCCGCCCTCGTATTCCGACCCCTTCCTGCCGCGCATGCCGCCATCGTATCCCGATCCGTTCTTGCCGACGCCCCCCGCCGTCCCGTTGTCGGTGGTGAAGACCAGGATGGTGTTTTCGGCGAGCCCCTCGGCCTCGAGGAAGGCCATGAGCTTGTCCATGTTTTCATCGATGTTGGCGATCATGCCGTAGAAAATGGCACTGGCGATCTTCTTGTTGTTCTTGTAGGGCTCGGCATACTTTTCCTCGACAAAATTCGGGCTGTGCGGCGCATTGGAGGCAATATAGGCGAGGAACGGCCCCTGCTTGTTGGCGCGGATGAAGTCCTTGGCCTCATCGAACCAGACGTCGGTGCAGTAGCCTTCGAAACGCTGGAACTTCCCGTTCTTCATGTAGGTGTCGTCGAAATAGTCGTTGCCCCAATAGTCGGGGGCCTGCCCTACCCCGCCCCCGCCGTGGTAGACGGTATGGCTGAAGCCGCGGTCCTCCGGCCGATAGGGAAAGTTGTCGCCGAGGTGCCACTTGCCGAACATGCCGGTTGCATAGCCGTTCTTGCCAAACACATCGGCCATGGTGATTTCGCGCTCGCGCAGCATGTTGCGCCCCTGGATGGTGTGCCAAACGCCCACCCGGTCGGAATAGCGGCCCGTCATCAGCGCGGAGCGGGTCGGGGCGCAGGTGGGATCGACGTGGTAGTTGCAGAGCATGGTGCTTTGTTCCCGCAGCTTGTCGATGGCCGGGGTTTTCAGCCAGGGGTTCCCGGTCGAGCCGAGATCGCCCCAACCCTGGTCGTCGGTGATCACGATCACGACATTGGGTTTTTCCTTGGCCGCCATTGCGCATGCCGACGCGATTGCCACAAAAATTGAGAGCCATCCAGCCTTCATTCCAACACCTCGCTTACCTTCCCTGGTTTCCATCCAATCCAGGCCCATGCCACCTGCGCCATGTTCCCGTGAATTCAACCATCCTAATCCCCACCGGATTCCAGATGCCACCCTTTTTTCATGATCAGTGCCATTCCGGGCACCGGGATCAACCAGCGAGCTGATCAATGTCGCCGGCGCCGATGATAAGCAGAAGGTCGCCGGGGCGGAGCTGGGACTGGAGGTCGGCCCAGGCGGTGTGCATGGAATCGAAGACGCGCAGGCGACCGGCCCAGTCCGGAGGAAACCGGTCGGCGAGGTCGGGGGTTGTTCCGCCTTCGAGCGGTTGCTCGGAGGCGGCGTAGACGGGTACAAGCCAGAGTTTGTCCAGCCCCTCGAAGCTGGGCGGAAAATCCGCGCCCAACGCCAACGTGCGGGTGTAGCGGTGGGGCTGGAAAATGCCCAGGAGGCGTTCGGGCTTCAGTTCCCGCGCGGTCTGGATGAGGGCGGCGATCTCGGTGGGATGGTGCGCATAGTCGGAAACGATGCGGACGCCCCCCTCGTTGGAAACGGTTTCGAAGCGGCGGCGCACCGGCTGGATGGTTTCCCATGCCCGGTGGATTTCATCCCCGGTTTTCCAGACTGCGGCAACCGACCGCGCCGCCGATGCGTTCCATTGGTTGTGCCTGCCGGGCAGCGGCACCGGAATCGGCGGATGGGGAAAGGCATACGGCTCGCATTTGGGATTCCCGGAACAGAGCCGCGTGGCGATCGCATCGCCGGAACAGTAGAACACCTTCCGCTTGGTTTGTTCGATGAGTTTTTCGAAGCAGCCGATGAATGCGGCCTCGGAGGCGTGGTGCTCCATATGGTCGTATTCGATATTGGTGATGACGGCATAGTCGGGCGTGTAGCCGGCAACGGTGCCATCGGATTCGTCGGCCTCGACCACCATGATTTCGCCCTCGCGGGCCACCCCCTCGAAACCGGCAATCTCCCCGCCGACGCAATAGCCGCAACCCAGCACCTGCGCAATCATGGCGGTGGTGGTGGTTTTGCCGTGTGTTCCGCTCACGGCAACACAGGTGCGGGCGCGCATCAGGGCCGGCAGCACTTCGCCGC from Pontiella desulfatans includes these protein-coding regions:
- a CDS encoding serine/threonine-protein kinase, giving the protein MNDNRFGDMARRLTSLYKEEVASEEVQGAIYADLRQSGDRYTDAEVLARGGMKKISRVFDTKTGRQVAMAELRANAPSELYEPFLREARLTALLEHPNIISVHDIGLSPDGLPFFTMDLKRGDSLGDVLKKNRMPREQLLESFIKLCDAISYAHSQKVLHLDLKPENIQIGRFGEVFICDWGLGKIAGSDESEGKDFDEILFNPDLLNNMTLSGELKGTPGYMAPEQFEKDGVKTYQTDVYALGCLLYAILSQQPPFKGSSEEIRELTLAGKIVSPAMAFPKKNIPKGLDAVVMKALSLKPTNRYASVVALRDDVKNYLSGYSTSAENAGLIKEVALFYKRNRAACLVGLAAVMVVVVTTALFINQLQGSIVEIRRSHDLAETRRQEAEAASGRYRDELTRNMRLMGSFSGNLKAESYELSRTFIYSDPVKAVELSIQRLELLAEREPHVNVSSQIGYAHFIMQDFAGANEFFDSGSKAFVDLHPISRKFGALKTGDMLSIDQLAILMGELDVNKINRKPLMEKMLVYDHAVREDKTGYERLVQAVLARWNLRWTHGRFEYDPRKGTLQLRGNQLKSFAIISEDTSGESPLRFLEIETLDAQGTGLHDLNHIKTLPIQTLDIRGTMVADLKPILEFPSLRTLIVGRGQFPAEDLAQLPKSLKVSVR
- a CDS encoding UDP-N-acetylmuramate--L-alanine ligase produces the protein MDPVARAEQLIHAGGRVHLMGIGGIGMAGVAWLLKERGFEVSGCDLQQNRQTQWLSGNGVDVAAGHDGAHITEKVDWLVRSTAVPDSHPEVQRALERGIPVSRRGEVLPALMRARTCVAVSGTHGKTTTTAMIAQVLGCGYCVGGEIAGFEGVAREGEIMVVEADESDGTVAGYTPDYAVITNIEYDHMEHHASEAAFIGCFEKLIEQTKRKVFYCSGDAIATRLCSGNPKCEPYAFPHPPIPVPLPGRHNQWNASAARSVAAVWKTGDEIHRAWETIQPVRRRFETVSNEGGVRIVSDYAHHPTEIAALIQTARELKPERLLGIFQPHRYTRTLALGADFPPSFEGLDKLWLVPVYAASEQPLEGGTTPDLADRFPPDWAGRLRVFDSMHTAWADLQSQLRPGDLLLIIGAGDIDQLAG
- a CDS encoding arylsulfatase, producing MKAGWLSIFVAIASACAMAAKEKPNVVIVITDDQGWGDLGSTGNPWLKTPAIDKLREQSTMLCNYHVDPTCAPTRSALMTGRYSDRVGVWHTIQGRNMLREREITMADVFGKNGYATGMFGKWHLGDNFPYRPEDRGFSHTVYHGGGGVGQAPDYWGNDYFDDTYMKNGKFQRFEGYCTDVWFDEAKDFIRANKQGPFLAYIASNAPHSPNFVEEKYAEPYKNNKKIASAIFYGMIANIDENMDKLMAFLEAEGLAENTILVFTTDNGTAGGVGKNGSGYDGGMRGRKGSEYEGGHRVPFMIRWPNGKIDAGKEVGQLTAHVDILPTLIDLCELAAPAVDFDGTSIRDLLYGNGVLWPDRDLVVESQRVVDPVKWRKCAVMTDRWRLVNGTELYDLPADPRQATDVAGQHPEVFERLKGRYDQFWEDVSSEHDLTSHIVVGHDKAEIVNLTSHDWLVEGVAWNQGQIAGGKSAKPGHWAIKVVRAGNYEISLRRWPAEADQPINSGDYGKAFGYTQARLRIGDADQTIEIPEGAKEVTFKVQLEKGVTSLAPLFMGGGVEATPYYAYITHRPRPGWQTPEGMGMPVYDPAYGRVPPQKKK
- a CDS encoding RNA polymerase sigma factor, with protein sequence MSEEWQTRQTLLMRAKNQDDHVAWEEFVAYYRDFIAMVLHQMNLYSVDVDDLTQEILIKIWKSLPNHIYDQDRARFRTWLSRLIRNQVLDHIRASQRRTRKHAAAAEDETVENLPVITEPDVEKIIQQEWEVYIVQLALKNISSLFSDRAIEAFSMSIDGQGMAQIAEHLGVKPNSVVKLKNRVKERLVKEIQHLRDELESV
- a CDS encoding alpha-L-fucosidase is translated as MKMHLLIAAVLLGSASGLVLAEEPPAGVETMAERDARMAWWREARFGMFVHWGLYSIPAGEWNGKVWKKGGLEWIQKRAAIPADVYERKLVPQFRPKEGFAEEWAQTALMAGCKYLVFTSKHHEGFALHDSAETTFDAKDACGRDLFKEIADATRAEGLKVGAYHSIIDWHHPQSYAGFGLPTIKGVTNEGRDNSVYVDYLHRQVEEIVTGYGPIDVIWWDFSKPDCQGESWRAKELMAMVRKHQPHILMNDRLYSAKAAFVGGNSSLLKEWKPERGDFTTPEQHIPDTGVDGVDWETCMTMNTGWGFNKHDNNWKPTQVLIRNLIDIVSKGGNYLLNVGPKADGTIPPQSIARMKEIGRWMDINGEAIYATTASPFEMPAWGRYTAKPDRLYAHVFQWPEDARLMVPAGDRKVARAYLLADEKKASLPIEKTVEGLAISLPDEAPDPIASVIVLELD